The following proteins are co-located in the Streptomyces asiaticus genome:
- a CDS encoding NAD(P)/FAD-dependent oxidoreductase, which yields MRVVVIGAGVVGAAVAAELAARGARVTVLEADHPGAGTTANSFAWINSANKEPEPYFTLNHAGIRAHYELAGDGAPWFFPAGNLEWAVTDRHKEVLAGRVARLRARDYPAEWITAEQARELEPDLAAAPSHAVFAFFPEEAYTLPVLLLSRLLGAARDRGVTVVGGARVTAIEHGPAGATVMCADGGRHPADTVVSCAGRWTQEVAALADAHVPMADPDLAGSATVGFLATTAPAAARLSRVLTGPRLNVRPDGGGRLLLQALDLDATADPAKPYPPDGEIASAMLARLPEVLDATGGTVVEKVRVGQRAMPGDGFTVAGFPAADVPFYVVATHSGITLAPLLGRLVADELYGHESPLLKDFRPGRFTSGAVLPPPPPARRPGEQ from the coding sequence TCGGAGCCGGAGTGGTGGGCGCGGCGGTGGCGGCGGAGCTGGCGGCACGTGGCGCCCGGGTCACCGTGCTGGAGGCCGATCACCCCGGGGCGGGCACCACGGCGAACTCGTTCGCCTGGATCAACAGCGCGAACAAGGAGCCGGAGCCGTACTTCACGCTCAACCACGCCGGTATCCGCGCACACTACGAGTTGGCCGGGGACGGCGCGCCGTGGTTCTTCCCCGCCGGAAACCTGGAGTGGGCGGTGACGGACCGGCACAAGGAGGTGCTGGCCGGGCGGGTGGCGCGGCTGAGGGCCAGGGACTACCCGGCCGAGTGGATCACCGCGGAACAGGCCCGGGAACTGGAGCCGGACCTCGCGGCGGCACCGTCCCACGCCGTGTTCGCCTTCTTCCCCGAGGAGGCGTACACCCTGCCCGTGCTGCTGCTGTCCCGGCTGCTGGGCGCGGCCAGGGACCGTGGCGTGACGGTGGTCGGCGGCGCCAGGGTGACCGCGATCGAACACGGGCCGGCCGGAGCCACCGTGATGTGCGCCGACGGCGGCCGCCACCCGGCGGACACGGTGGTGAGCTGCGCGGGCCGGTGGACGCAGGAAGTGGCCGCGCTGGCCGATGCGCATGTCCCCATGGCGGACCCGGATCTCGCGGGCTCGGCCACGGTCGGCTTCCTCGCCACCACCGCGCCGGCGGCCGCGCGGCTGTCCCGCGTGCTGACCGGCCCGCGGCTCAACGTACGCCCGGACGGCGGCGGTCGGCTGCTGCTCCAGGCCCTGGACCTGGACGCGACGGCGGACCCCGCCAAGCCGTACCCGCCCGATGGCGAGATCGCCTCCGCGATGCTGGCCCGTCTGCCCGAGGTGCTGGACGCCACCGGGGGCACCGTCGTGGAGAAGGTCCGGGTCGGTCAGCGCGCCATGCCGGGCGACGGCTTCACGGTGGCGGGCTTCCCCGCCGCCGACGTGCCGTTCTACGTGGTGGCGACCCACAGCGGCATCACCCTGGCCCCACTGCTCGGCCGCCTGGTCGCGGACGAGCTCTACGGCCACGAATCCCCCCTGCTGAAGGACTTCCGGCCCGGCCGCTTCACCTCGGGCGCGGTCCTGCCCCCGCCACCTCCGGCCCGCCGTCCGGGCGAGCAGTGA